The sequence below is a genomic window from Flavobacterium lipolyticum.
GATCAGTCTTTTAATTTGTCATCACACATTGGAATTCCGGTGAATGGCATTATTGGATATAAATTTTTCAAAAACAACCTCGTTGAGTTAAACTATCAAAAGAAGAAGATTGTTGTTCATCAGAATAATGAAGAAACTCTAAAAAAACTGAATAAAAAATTTAAAGCAGTCCCGATTACGATCGAAAGATCTAAACCGTATCTGTATACAACTGCATTTGTAGACAATGTTGCTGTGCCCGCAAAAATGTTAATCGATATTGGTAATAGTGATGCTTTTTGGATTTTTAAGAATGATATTATAAAATTACCGACTAAAAATTTTCCTGATTTTCTTGGGAAGGGTTTCAGTGGTGATATCGAAGGTCATCGTGCCAAAATTGAAAAGTTTTCTATAGGGGAGTTCAATTTTAAAAATCCCATAGTGGCTTTTCCGGATTCAAGTTCGATTCGAAATGTGAAGATGGTGCCCGGGCGAATTGGTTCTGTTGGCGGGGAAGTTTTAAAACGATTTACGGTCGTATTGGATTATGCGGATAAAATACTGTATCTTAAGAAAAATAGTAAATTTTCAGAACCGTTTACTTATAATAAAAGCGGAATTACAGTGCAGCATAACGGACTTCAATGGGTTCAGGAAACGGTTCATCTGGAGACGGTAAAAGTTGTTAATTCAGTTGAAGAAGCAGGTTATCTAGGTAAAAAAAATGATGATTTCAGATACAAGTTCTCCTTAAAACCGGTTTATGAAATTGTAAACATCCGTAAAAATTCAGCCGCAGAACGTTGTGGATTGAAAACGGGAGATATTATTGTTCGAATTAATCGCGCACTTCCATACAGATATACGTTGCAGCAGATTAATTCACTTTTAAAATCTGAAGAAGATGTTTGGATAGATTTAGAAATAGAAAGAAATAGTCTCCTTTTAAAATTCAGATTTAAACTGGAAGATGAATTGTAATGGGGGTTAGCGCTATTTTTTTGTAGAGATTTTTTTGTAAAGATTTAATTATTAAAGTAAGTTCTAATTGTTTAATAAACATTATTATTTCGTTATGTTTGTAAAAAAATAACCGGAAGTCTATGGTGAAAAAATACACTAGTTTCTTGCAATTTGCATTGTTTTTTATTGTTTTGTTGGCTTGTGTTTCAAAAAGCCAGGCACAATGTGCAGGAACCGACGAGCAACATATAATTTGTGATATTGAAGATCCGGTCAATCAATCAATTTCTTTGTTTTCGTTGTTGGGAGGTACACCAACTCCGGGGGGGATCTGGACGGATAATAATAATCTAAGAGGTCTGGATCCTGCTACAGGAATGTTAAATGCCCAGCTTATATCAAGTGGAGGTACTTACCAATACACTTATACCGTAACAACGCCAGGATGTGTTGTAAATAAAGCAATCGTAACCTTAACTATTGGCGCATATTCGGGAATTGGAACTGAAGCTACAATCTGTAATGACAGAGGAGAGTATAATCTTTTTACGGCATTTAATAGTGTTATTATGGGACCGCATTCCAACGGAACATGGAGGGATAGCAGCGGTAGGATTGTAAAATCTACGTTCACGGTACCAAAAGTACAAGTGAAGACCACTTATAATTTTACTTATACAGTACCGCCTGTGCTGGCATGCGAATCGACACCACTTACTTCTGCCGTGAAGATAACGGTTGTAAGGAAGCCGGAAGCCGGAGATCCAACAGATAAAGAATTATGCGGCACGACTGACTTAGGGCCTTATGCTAATTTTGACCTGCACGAGCTGCTTTCAGGAGAAGATATGGGAGGTATGTGGAGTGGTCCAGGTATTACTGCATCAACGGGTCATACCGTTGATCTTCAGGCTTTGTTTGCTACATCAGGAGCGGGAGAGTACAGCTATACCTACACTGTTTTTGCAGTTCCGAATCAGAATATCTGCGAGAATGATAGTGAAACGGTAAAAATTACACTGGAAAAAAGATTAGATTTTACCGGCGCAAGGGTGTTGGTTGATTCGGATATTTGTGAAGATAAAATTGCAACAGCATCCTATATCGCAAGAATTATGCAAGGGCCGCAAGTAATTCCGAACGGAGAATATGAAGTTCAGTATACTATTACAGGGCCTACCGTTGCATCAGCAACTGTAAAGGCTAATTTTACAAATGGGGTATTGGTATTTCCGCTTAGCTCTAATTATTTTAAGCAAATAGGTACATTTACGCTTACGGTGACTAGCATTATAGCTACATCCGGTAAAAAATTATGTACCAATATAATTGGTATTTTATCAGATGATTTAATCATTAGTCCATTCCCGCGATTGGATGGTGCAGTATTAACAACCACTCCGGTCTGCCAGAATCAGGCAGCAATAGTTCAGCTTTCAAATGCTTCGTTATTGGCTAATGGAACTTACAGAATTACTTATAATCTGATGGGAGATAATGTTGTTACCGGTAGAACAGTAAATATTACAGTTTCCGCTGGGAGTGCAAACTTTGTAATTCCGGCGAGTCTAAATGTAAAAAGCGGATCATCAGCAATTACAATTACGAGTATCACAAACATTACAAATCCGACTCCCCAATGTTCGAATGTAGCCAATGTAAAAGGGAATCAGATTATTAATCCTCTGCCAGATGGGACAACTATTGTCGTACAGGTCGAAAACTTTTGTTTTGGAGAACCAGTTCCTGTAGCTGTTTCCGGATTAGGAAATTTAACTGACGTTACGCTCTCTTACACACTTTCGGGTGATAATTCTTCGGTATTACAAACGGTTGTTTTAGCAGTAGCAAACGGAAAAGCTAGTTTTGTTATTCCGCAAGGATTGCTTTTGAATACAGGTTCTTCAGTAATTATAGCCCGTAATTTAAAGAACAACACTACGTCATGTGATGTTAATTTAAGTAACGTAGTGGATTCTTTTGTGATAAATACTATTCCCAACGCTCCTATTGCAACAAGTCCGCAGGTATTTTGTAAAGTGGAGGGAGCAGTAATTACAAATTTAACGCCACGCGGGGCTCAGTACAAATGGTATAGTTCTGGAACGGCAACTACACCACTTGCAGATACTTATGTTTTAAAAACAGAGCAGCTTTATGTAAGAGAAATTTCTACTGCAAATTGTATTTCTGCACCAACTCCCGTTTCGGTTGTGGTAAATGATACGCCAGCTCCAACTCTGAATTCAGGTGGGGAAAATTTTTGTGGTTTAAAAAATCCGACAATTGCAGATTTATCCAAAGCGACCAATGTATCTTCGACAGTTGCGTGGTATGATGCCGAAAATAACGGTAATTTATTGACTTCAACAACTTTGCTTCGCGATAAGGCAACTTATTATGGTTTCGATCTTTCGATTGTAACCAGTTGTATTTCTGATGATTATTTAGGGGTTACAGTTTCTTTATTCGATTGTAATCCGGAAGAATATGCTTTTTTTATTCCGGACGGATTTTCACCAAACGGAGATAACGTAAATGATACTTTCAGGATTCCGGATATAGAATTTTTATACCCGGATTATACTCTTGAAATCTTCAACAGATATGGAAATGTAATGTTTAAAGGAAATAGAAATAAACCCAATTGGGATGGGAGAAATTCCGAATCGGCCGGTTTTGGTGATGGAATTGTACCAAATGGGGTCTATTTTTATGTGGTCAATTTTAATAAAGACAACAGACGTCCGCAGCAGGGGCGACTTTACCTGAACAGATAATTTCTTTTTATAGTATTTAAGATAAGTTTCAAATGAAAAAAGTACTACTTTTTATAAGTTTCCTCTTTTGTATCACATCAGCCTCAGCCCAACAGGATCCTGAGTACACCCATTATATGTACAACATGAGTGTAGTCAATCCTGCTTATGCGACAGGCGTTCCTGCTATGATGAATTTTGGAGGATTGTACAGAACGCAATGGGTGGGAGCTGTTGGAGCGCCTAAAACTTTTACCTTTTTCGGACATACAGCTTTAAGCGATAAAATTGAAGTGGGATTATCATTGGTTTCAGATGATATTGGCGACGGAGCAAAAAAAGAGAATAATTTTTATGCTGATTTTGCCTATGTTTTAAATTTGGGTGGGAAAAATAAACTTTCGCTTGGATTAAAAGCAGGTTATACATCGCTCCAAAGTAATTTCAACGGGTTTAAATTAGAGAGTGGGAATGTGGCCAGTGATTTGGCTTTCGCCGAAAATGTAAACGTCACCAAGCCAAATATTGGAGTAGGGGCCTATTACTTTAGAGATAATTTTTATGTCGGATTGTCTGTGCCTAATTTGTTGAGTACGAAACACCTTGAAGAAAAATCCGGAATCAACGCTTACGGATCAGAAGCCATTCATACTTTTTTAACGGCAGGATATGTTTTCCAACTCAATGATAAGGTTAAATTAAAGCCTGCTTTTCTGTCAAAATTTGTTCCGGGAGCGCCGGTTACTTTAGACCTGACGGCCAATGTTTTGTACAATAATAAATTTGAATTGGGTGCGGCCTATAGAGTAAACGATGCTGTAAGTGCTTTGTTGAATATAAACGTAACGCCAACTTTAAGAGTGGGCTATGCTTACGATCATACTTTATCGAATATGGGCAGGTTTAATTCAGGTACACACGAAATTATGCTGCTTTTTGATTTAGACTTATTAGGAAAAGGATATGATAAATCGCCAAGATTCTTTTAAAATGAAAAATAGGAAAAAATTACTCGTTATTATCTTCGTATTTTTAATACAGTTTTTACAGGCTCAGGATTTTGAATTGGGCAGAGCCAAACGTTTTTTTGATAAAACGCATTATGCTGAAGCTATTATTTTATACGAAAAATTAGCAGAAA
It includes:
- a CDS encoding gliding motility-associated C-terminal domain-containing protein; the protein is MVKKYTSFLQFALFFIVLLACVSKSQAQCAGTDEQHIICDIEDPVNQSISLFSLLGGTPTPGGIWTDNNNLRGLDPATGMLNAQLISSGGTYQYTYTVTTPGCVVNKAIVTLTIGAYSGIGTEATICNDRGEYNLFTAFNSVIMGPHSNGTWRDSSGRIVKSTFTVPKVQVKTTYNFTYTVPPVLACESTPLTSAVKITVVRKPEAGDPTDKELCGTTDLGPYANFDLHELLSGEDMGGMWSGPGITASTGHTVDLQALFATSGAGEYSYTYTVFAVPNQNICENDSETVKITLEKRLDFTGARVLVDSDICEDKIATASYIARIMQGPQVIPNGEYEVQYTITGPTVASATVKANFTNGVLVFPLSSNYFKQIGTFTLTVTSIIATSGKKLCTNIIGILSDDLIISPFPRLDGAVLTTTPVCQNQAAIVQLSNASLLANGTYRITYNLMGDNVVTGRTVNITVSAGSANFVIPASLNVKSGSSAITITSITNITNPTPQCSNVANVKGNQIINPLPDGTTIVVQVENFCFGEPVPVAVSGLGNLTDVTLSYTLSGDNSSVLQTVVLAVANGKASFVIPQGLLLNTGSSVIIARNLKNNTTSCDVNLSNVVDSFVINTIPNAPIATSPQVFCKVEGAVITNLTPRGAQYKWYSSGTATTPLADTYVLKTEQLYVREISTANCISAPTPVSVVVNDTPAPTLNSGGENFCGLKNPTIADLSKATNVSSTVAWYDAENNGNLLTSTTLLRDKATYYGFDLSIVTSCISDDYLGVTVSLFDCNPEEYAFFIPDGFSPNGDNVNDTFRIPDIEFLYPDYTLEIFNRYGNVMFKGNRNKPNWDGRNSESAGFGDGIVPNGVYFYVVNFNKDNRRPQQGRLYLNR
- a CDS encoding PDZ domain-containing protein → MRKHFMLFFGLFTAFTLQAQEDFQIENRASKVTIPFTLINNLVFIPIKVNGVELNFLLDSGVEETILFSMEEKQEVSFKNVQKIKLRGLGSEDEIEGLKSTNNVLETHGLRSNNHLLYVIVDQSFNLSSHIGIPVNGIIGYKFFKNNLVELNYQKKKIVVHQNNEETLKKLNKKFKAVPITIERSKPYLYTTAFVDNVAVPAKMLIDIGNSDAFWIFKNDIIKLPTKNFPDFLGKGFSGDIEGHRAKIEKFSIGEFNFKNPIVAFPDSSSIRNVKMVPGRIGSVGGEVLKRFTVVLDYADKILYLKKNSKFSEPFTYNKSGITVQHNGLQWVQETVHLETVKVVNSVEEAGYLGKKNDDFRYKFSLKPVYEIVNIRKNSAAERCGLKTGDIIVRINRALPYRYTLQQINSLLKSEEDVWIDLEIERNSLLLKFRFKLEDEL
- a CDS encoding PorP/SprF family type IX secretion system membrane protein is translated as MKKVLLFISFLFCITSASAQQDPEYTHYMYNMSVVNPAYATGVPAMMNFGGLYRTQWVGAVGAPKTFTFFGHTALSDKIEVGLSLVSDDIGDGAKKENNFYADFAYVLNLGGKNKLSLGLKAGYTSLQSNFNGFKLESGNVASDLAFAENVNVTKPNIGVGAYYFRDNFYVGLSVPNLLSTKHLEEKSGINAYGSEAIHTFLTAGYVFQLNDKVKLKPAFLSKFVPGAPVTLDLTANVLYNNKFELGAAYRVNDAVSALLNINVTPTLRVGYAYDHTLSNMGRFNSGTHEIMLLFDLDLLGKGYDKSPRFF